A region from the Candidatus Zymogenaceae bacterium genome encodes:
- a CDS encoding cytochrome c3 family protein, translating into MAPSRTKKSGVTTLTIGIVIAAAIAFGWALTLAQGDAGSGSALITLDEYDRGTGPVTFIHEEHGATGTSPPSCRMCHHTSNLGETPPACGECHVSHPNDDTPSTLAAFHLSCVGCHVREIKEGNSSVEITCTSCHRSD; encoded by the coding sequence GTGGCTCCTTCACGGACGAAAAAATCGGGGGTGACGACGCTGACGATAGGTATCGTAATAGCTGCGGCGATTGCTTTCGGCTGGGCCCTGACTCTGGCCCAGGGAGACGCCGGCTCAGGCTCCGCCCTCATCACCCTGGATGAATATGACAGGGGCACAGGCCCTGTGACCTTCATCCACGAAGAACACGGCGCCACCGGGACATCCCCGCCGTCGTGCAGGATGTGTCATCACACATCAAACCTGGGTGAGACTCCCCCCGCCTGCGGTGAGTGCCACGTCTCGCACCCGAATGACGATACCCCTTCGACCCTGGCCGCCTTCCACCTGTCGTGCGTCGGGTGTCACGTCCGGGAGATCAAAGAAGGAAACAGCTCGGTGGAGATCACCTGCACCTCCTGTCACCGATCGGATTGA